One part of the Lotus japonicus ecotype B-129 chromosome 2, LjGifu_v1.2 genome encodes these proteins:
- the LOC130736384 gene encoding uncharacterized protein LOC130736384, translated as MEETFDGPVVPHLRAGGSSSSSQAQPRKPEPEKEKVAEMKDAPIECVLTFEELTVLCEPRVDFDNLELHGVNLKAEVAALGWERYFNRLPGPVYVKLVKEFWRKATCNDVQITSYILGQKIVITEISIAKLLGMENKRRKRFTNVDNQIRLVQKYANPHLFGNKVPKSDCKTKDLSAKMKVWHKILLMCINPRPTSNSPNYMNATQKCMLYYLDIKFKLCLPYFLFQYLKDAIKKSRTTTTSDKASIKYIPFGRMLSDIFIENGLVKFQKNSNCLDDLTVATGEAINVKTLSNMKLIEKIIVKPFKESPDELALRRIYVDGYPLWSKEDSPEAIVEYLNSLKDEGVDVDPEVFIRNLPETSSAEPPRKKKSKVETSEGDKKAKKKSIVPTTTSEPTDVTLRNYSPTTSKDFVFSQPKNPAIQSPSDPPIQDQMIVDQASEHLHSEAKTSAPVTSKASSSTLKRTPSNQALISFSSLEPHNLLEFLNCMTIEANIMIRNLLQELALAGIRRREEEENAALQVALEDELAEWIQAEAHYENVACEEGTRLAALLKKGKAPQMDSEPSGSASAQISSSIQIAPSASASPDLSAVAQQLASFQERFDKQEVFNKSVEAMFADILKRLPDPKP; from the exons ATGGAAGAAACCTTTGATGGACCGGTTGTTCCTCATCTTCGTGCTGGAggatcatcttcatcttctcaggCTCAACCCAGAAAGCCTGAACCAGAAAAGGAAAAGGTTGCTGAAATGAAGGATGCTCCGATCGAATGTGTTCTTACTTTTGAAGAATTGACTGTTCTCTGTGAACCAAGGGTTGATTTCGATAACCTCGAGCTACATGGGGTTAATTTGAAGGCTGAGGTTGCCGCTCTGGGCTGGGAAAGATACTTCAATCGTCTCCCTGGGCCCGTTTATgtgaaattggtcaaggaattttgGAGAAAGGCCACCTGCAATGATGTTCAGATAACCTCATACATTCTGGGGCAGAAGATTGTTATCACAGAAATCTCTATCGCCAAGCTTCTGGGAATGGAAAACAAGAGAAGGAAACGCTTCACCAATGTTGACAACCAGATTCGGTTAGTTCAAAAGTATGCTAATCCTCATCTCTTTGGCAACAAGGTTCCAAAGTCTGATTGTAAGACTAAGGATCTCTCTGCCAAAATGAAAGTCTGGCACAAGATACTTCTGATGTGCATCAACCCAAGACCCACTTCCAATTCTCCAAACTACATGAATGCTACCCAGAAGTGTATGCTCTACTATCTGGATATAAAGTTCAAACTctgtcttccctacttcctATTTCAGTATCTGAAGGATGCTATAAAGAAATCAAGAACCACAACCACCTCTGACAAAGCTTCAatcaagtacattccttttggaagaatGCTTTCAGACATCTTCATTGAGAATGGGCTAGTCAAGTTCCAAAAGAACTCCAACTGCTTGGATGATCTGACTGTGGCCACTGGAGAAGCCATTAATGTCAAGACCCTCTCCAACATGAAGCTTATTGAGAAGATCATTGTGAAGCCATTCAAAGAATCACCTGACGAATTGGCTCTGAGACGCATCTACGTCGATGGTTACCCACTATGGTCCAAGGAGGACTCTCCAGAAGCCATTGTGGAGTATTTGAATAGCCTGAAGGATGAAGGCGTTGATGTAGATCCTGAAGTGTTCATCAGGAATCTTCCTGAAACTTCAAGTGCTGAGCCTCCAAGAAAAAAGAAGTCTAAAGTGGAAACTTCTGAAGGCGATAAGAAGGCCAAGaagaagt CGATTGTTCCTACAACAACTTCAGAACCCACTGACGTCACCCTCAGAAACTACTCCCCAACCACTTCCAAAGATTTTGTTTTCTCCCAACCAAAAAACCCAGCCATACAATCTCCATCTGATCCACCCATCCAAGATCAGATGATTGTAGACCAAGCATCTGAACACCTCCACTCTGAAGCAAAAACCTCTGCTCCAGTTACCTCTAAAGCTTCAAGCTCCACTCTTAAACGCACCCCTTCCAACCAAGCTCTGATTTCATTCAGCTCACTTGAACCTCACAACCTTCTTGAGTTTCTGAACTGCATGactattgaggcaaacataatGATTCGCAATCT ACTGCAAGAGTTAGCTCTGGCCGGAATTCGTcgcagagaagaagaagaaaatgcagCTCTCCAAGTTGCACTTGAAGATGAACTGGCTGAATGGATTCAAGCTGAGGCTCATTATGAAAATGTTGCATGTGAAGAAGGCACTCGCCTTGCAGCTCTGCTTAAGAAAGGCAAAGCCCCTCAGATGGATTCTGAACCCAGTGGCTCTGCATCTGCACAGATCTCCTCTTCCATTCAGATTGCTCCCTCTGCATCTGCTTCACCTGATCTTTCTGCTGTTGCACAACAGCTTGCTAGTTTTCAGGAGCGTTTTGACAAGCAAGAAGTTTTCAACAAGAGTGTGGAAGCAATGTTTGCAGATATTCTCAAGAGGCTTCCAGATCCCAAACCTTAG